A portion of the Acidobacteriota bacterium genome contains these proteins:
- a CDS encoding DUF3179 domain-containing (seleno)protein — protein sequence MSVEGHPVRTVLPPDTIRALDEPPTAEAEQADFMILREKVIGIVVSGEARAYPLRLLDWREVVNDRLGGRPIAVTWUPAAQTSVVYARPTADQEVLRFGVSGKLWRQVMVLFDRQSGSLWSQRDHRAIAGPLAGWTLEVLESTVTDWSSWNKTHPATTVVVQPKPGADSDYPPHWKWLAALGLALVSAIQIALKQRKKESREQQSRDRASRDRP from the coding sequence GTGTCCGTCGAAGGGCACCCGGTCCGTACTGTCTTGCCGCCCGACACGATCCGCGCTCTCGACGAGCCGCCGACTGCGGAAGCCGAGCAAGCCGACTTCATGATTCTGCGCGAGAAGGTAATCGGAATCGTCGTGAGCGGTGAAGCGCGCGCCTACCCTCTGCGCCTGCTGGACTGGCGCGAGGTGGTCAACGATCGGCTCGGAGGCAGGCCGATCGCCGTCACCTGGTGACCGGCGGCGCAAACGAGCGTCGTGTACGCTCGCCCGACAGCGGATCAGGAGGTGCTGCGCTTCGGCGTCTCCGGCAAGCTGTGGCGCCAGGTCATGGTGCTCTTCGATCGCCAGAGCGGATCTCTGTGGAGTCAGCGCGACCACCGGGCCATCGCCGGGCCGCTGGCCGGTTGGACCCTAGAGGTGCTGGAATCGACGGTGACGGATTGGTCGAGCTGGAACAAAACCCATCCGGCAACGACGGTCGTCGTGCAGCCCAAGCCGGGCGCCGATTCGGACTATCCTCCCCATTGGAAGTGGCTCGCGGCCCTCGGCCTTGCCCTGGTGTCTGCCATTCAAATCGCTCTCAAGCAGCGCAAGAAAGAGTCCCGTGAGCAACAGTCTCGTGACCGAGCGTCTCGTGATAGGCCGTGA
- the glsA gene encoding glutaminase A, whose amino-acid sequence MKDLQTILERAHQGALDLREGDVARYIPELARVDPERFALALCTVEGEVVSIGDDAHELTLQSLSKPFVYGRALERLGVAAVRSRIGVEPSGDAFDSIIQLDGQNRPHNPMINAGAIAVSGLLAEHGESISSLLEALGDYAGRPLTVDAPVYLSERTAGHRNRAIAHLMHHLEMLAAPVDPTLALYFQQCSVLVSCRDLAVMAATLANGGCNPLTGAQAIASPLVHHVLTVMLTCGFYDAAGRSAFDVGLPSKSGVSGGVVAVAPGRLGIAAFSPRLDALGSSVRGAAAVADVAQALELHLLEPRPVSVSSAAASQPAEDTAAEDPEADLTAALHAVHTELRSLDGGEVASYLPPAPQGFALAACTIDGQEIAVGDAEAPFSIQSAANPFAYGLAMDLCGVDAVHRRVGVEPSDNPFNAIHFDPRTDKPFNPLGNAGAIAVCSLIPGDPAERLKRILAGFAALAGEERLVVDAAVLDAEHKAGGRNRAIASLLRNFQLVDDEAAALELYFQQCAIRVNCRLLARLGATLANAGTQPLTRRQALPPELVRHVLSVMLTCGLHDESGRFAFDVGLPAKTGISGGIVAVVPGRMGLAVYSPPVNDHGSSVRGLAALQALSERL is encoded by the coding sequence TTGAAGGATCTGCAGACGATTCTCGAACGCGCCCACCAAGGCGCCCTCGATTTGCGCGAAGGCGACGTGGCGCGCTACATCCCGGAGCTGGCGAGGGTCGATCCGGAGCGCTTCGCTCTCGCCCTCTGCACGGTGGAGGGTGAGGTCGTCAGTATCGGCGACGACGCCCACGAGCTGACCCTGCAATCGCTCTCCAAGCCCTTCGTCTACGGCCGCGCCTTGGAACGCCTCGGCGTCGCAGCCGTGCGGTCGCGGATCGGCGTCGAGCCCAGTGGCGATGCCTTCGACTCGATCATCCAGCTCGATGGCCAGAACCGGCCACACAACCCGATGATCAACGCCGGAGCCATCGCCGTCTCCGGCCTTTTGGCCGAGCATGGTGAAAGCATCTCCAGCCTGCTCGAAGCGCTCGGCGACTACGCCGGGCGGCCCCTCACCGTCGACGCCCCGGTCTATCTCTCCGAACGCACTGCGGGCCACCGCAACCGCGCCATCGCTCACCTGATGCACCACTTAGAGATGCTCGCCGCACCGGTGGATCCGACCCTGGCGCTTTACTTCCAGCAATGCTCGGTGCTGGTGAGCTGTCGCGACCTGGCGGTGATGGCGGCCACCCTGGCCAACGGCGGCTGCAATCCGCTCACCGGCGCTCAGGCAATCGCATCGCCCCTGGTGCACCACGTGCTGACCGTCATGCTCACCTGCGGCTTTTACGACGCCGCCGGCCGCTCCGCCTTCGACGTCGGCCTGCCTTCAAAGAGCGGTGTCTCCGGCGGTGTGGTCGCCGTCGCCCCGGGTCGCCTCGGCATCGCTGCCTTCTCGCCGCGGCTCGACGCCCTGGGCTCCAGCGTCCGCGGCGCCGCCGCCGTCGCCGACGTCGCCCAGGCCCTCGAGCTGCACCTGCTAGAGCCTCGCCCGGTGAGCGTGTCCTCTGCAGCCGCCAGCCAGCCGGCCGAAGACACGGCCGCTGAAGATCCCGAGGCCGACCTCACCGCCGCCCTGCACGCCGTCCACACCGAGCTGCGCTCCCTCGATGGCGGCGAGGTCGCAAGCTATCTGCCACCAGCGCCACAAGGCTTCGCTCTAGCCGCCTGCACCATCGATGGCCAAGAGATCGCGGTCGGCGATGCCGAGGCGCCCTTCTCCATCCAATCCGCCGCCAACCCTTTCGCCTACGGCCTGGCGATGGACCTGTGTGGCGTCGACGCGGTGCACCGGCGAGTCGGTGTGGAGCCGAGCGATAACCCTTTCAATGCCATCCATTTCGATCCCCGCACCGACAAGCCCTTCAACCCCCTGGGCAACGCCGGCGCCATCGCCGTTTGCTCCCTGATCCCTGGCGACCCCGCCGAGCGCCTCAAGCGGATCCTCGCCGGCTTTGCCGCCCTGGCCGGCGAAGAGCGCCTGGTGGTCGATGCCGCGGTGCTCGATGCCGAGCACAAAGCCGGTGGCCGCAACCGCGCCATCGCCTCCCTGCTACGCAACTTCCAGCTGGTCGACGATGAAGCCGCCGCCCTCGAGCTCTACTTCCAGCAATGCGCCATCCGCGTCAACTGCCGCCTGCTGGCGCGCCTAGGCGCCACCCTGGCCAACGCCGGCACTCAGCCCCTCACCCGCCGCCAGGCCCTGCCGCCGGAGCTCGTCCGCCACGTCCTCTCCGTCATGCTCACCTGCGGCCTACACGACGAATCCGGCCGCTTCGCCTTCGACGTCGGCCTGCCGGCCAAAACCGGCATCTCCGGCGGCATCGTCGCCGTCGTCCCCGGCCGCATGGGCCTCGCCGTCTACTCGCCGCCGGTCAACGATCACGGCTCTAGTGTCCGCGGGCTGGCGGCTTTGCAAGCGTTGTCGGAGCGGTTG